Proteins encoded by one window of Ulvibacter sp. MAR_2010_11:
- a CDS encoding cysteine hydrolase family protein, producing MKKAIILIGYQNDYFAKDGILRSVVEESSKITDIIRNTVNLIANTNHIPIISTPIIFSENYEELSDPVGILETIKSVKGFKKGTKGAETIDEIKAFGDRITNIPGKLGLNAFVNTPLDSFLKEHHIEHLLIAGTVASICIDSTGRSAFEKGYKVTMLSDCISGRTNFEKDFYCDEIFPLYATVETSIEHNF from the coding sequence ATGAAAAAAGCCATAATCCTTATTGGGTATCAGAACGATTACTTTGCAAAAGATGGTATCTTACGATCCGTCGTTGAAGAATCCTCCAAAATTACGGATATCATCAGGAATACCGTGAACCTAATTGCCAATACCAATCATATCCCCATAATTTCTACTCCTATCATTTTTTCTGAAAATTATGAAGAACTCTCAGATCCAGTTGGCATCTTGGAAACTATAAAATCGGTAAAAGGTTTTAAGAAAGGAACGAAAGGCGCAGAAACGATAGATGAGATCAAGGCTTTCGGTGATAGAATTACTAACATCCCAGGTAAATTAGGACTTAATGCCTTTGTAAATACCCCGCTAGATTCATTTCTAAAAGAACACCACATTGAGCACTTACTAATTGCAGGCACTGTTGCTTCAATCTGTATTGATAGTACGGGTAGGTCTGCCTTCGAAAAAGGATATAAGGTCACTATGCTATCTGATTGTATTTCAGGTCGCACCAATTTTGAAAAGGATTTTTATTGTGATGAGATATTTCCTTTATATGCTACTGTGGAAACGTCAATAGAGCATAACTTTTAG
- a CDS encoding GAF domain-containing sensor histidine kinase, which yields MNDPESLNIQIQNRLVEQLTIKNSELTLINSFSQALHHVLNTIDVTNLLIEKFNIYFGNQWCEIYLMDEEKEHLIRVNTDSETISNSDVVCCGVGLIGIVGVNGKAKILVGNNEGINSQDSAATLSEIAVPLVHNGKDVVGVIYSKHEELDFFDHNQLKTIETMASIAASKILQIENLTKIKNYQTLLEEYVHIVSHDLKSPLRSINALISWIQEDNEGKLSQETSKNFDLIDDTLFQMDNLITNTLNYSRMDYDVFEEERVNLNDLIQDIENTLQFGEYITFIKPDQLPTIKGNRTKFMQIFQNLIENAIKYIDKTEGLITIDFTSNVEFYTFSIQDNGVGIKEIYFEKIFQIFQTLDDKKESSGIGLSIVKKLVNNYGGKIWLQSNIGLGTTFFFTIKKHQSP from the coding sequence ATGAACGATCCAGAATCACTAAATATTCAAATCCAGAATCGATTAGTAGAACAACTTACTATAAAAAATAGTGAGCTAACATTGATCAATTCTTTTTCACAAGCACTGCACCATGTCTTGAATACTATAGATGTAACAAATTTGTTGATAGAGAAATTTAATATTTACTTCGGAAATCAATGGTGTGAAATTTATTTGATGGATGAGGAAAAAGAACATTTGATAAGGGTAAATACAGACTCGGAAACGATAAGTAATAGTGATGTGGTCTGTTGCGGAGTTGGCTTAATTGGAATCGTTGGAGTTAATGGAAAAGCAAAAATTTTAGTGGGCAACAACGAAGGAATAAATTCTCAAGATTCCGCGGCCACTTTGAGTGAAATAGCTGTGCCCTTAGTGCATAATGGCAAAGATGTTGTTGGCGTAATATACTCTAAACATGAGGAGCTTGATTTTTTCGATCATAACCAATTAAAGACGATAGAGACAATGGCTTCTATAGCAGCATCTAAAATTCTACAAATTGAAAACCTTACCAAAATTAAAAACTATCAAACGCTGTTGGAAGAGTATGTGCATATAGTTTCACATGATTTAAAATCGCCACTAAGATCCATAAATGCTCTAATATCGTGGATACAGGAGGATAATGAAGGGAAATTAAGCCAAGAAACGAGCAAAAATTTTGATCTTATCGACGACACTTTGTTTCAAATGGATAATCTAATAACCAATACACTTAACTATTCCAGAATGGATTATGATGTATTTGAAGAGGAAAGGGTTAATTTAAACGATCTTATCCAAGACATAGAAAACACACTCCAATTTGGGGAATATATAACTTTTATAAAACCTGATCAGCTCCCAACTATCAAAGGAAATAGAACAAAGTTCATGCAAATATTTCAAAACCTTATTGAGAACGCCATAAAATATATTGACAAGACCGAGGGATTGATTACTATTGATTTTACTTCAAATGTAGAATTCTATACTTTTTCAATTCAAGACAACGGAGTTGGAATTAAAGAGATTTATTTTGAAAAGATATTTCAAATATTTCAAACGCTCGATGATAAGAAAGAATCTTCTGGAATTGGGCTTTCTATAGTGAAAAAGTTAGTAAACAATTATGGAGGGAAAATTTGGCTTCAAAGTAATATTGGATTGGGCACAACTTTTTTCTTCACAATAAAAAAACACCAATCCCCTTGA
- a CDS encoding T9SS type A sorting domain-containing protein, with the protein MEISPAIKIKSIQVSNLLGEIIQTKTENFNQVNESAFKIGVYFLRLNTDVGSVVKKLVKR; encoded by the coding sequence ATAGAAATAAGCCCTGCAATTAAGATAAAATCTATTCAAGTTAGTAACCTCTTAGGTGAAATAATTCAGACCAAAACAGAAAACTTCAATCAAGTTAATGAATCAGCGTTTAAAATTGGAGTATATTTTTTAAGATTAAATACTGATGTAGGTTCTGTTGTAAAAAAATTAGTTAAAAGGTAA
- a CDS encoding SRPBCC family protein, which yields MECYNSAVIKASAEKVFDTLKNFHDMSWSKNVVNQLDPVGDRKSDEVGAKRVLNGAFSETLKAMNPQEKSFSYSIDDGPGPLSKDNVDGYIGNVKVLPITEDNTSLVVWTCKWQRDKEGGVADFCNPIYHALLQDLKAHFST from the coding sequence ATGGAGTGTTATAATTCAGCAGTTATAAAAGCATCAGCTGAAAAGGTGTTCGATACCTTAAAGAATTTCCATGATATGTCATGGAGCAAAAATGTGGTAAATCAACTAGATCCAGTTGGAGACCGCAAATCTGATGAAGTTGGTGCAAAAAGAGTATTAAATGGTGCTTTTTCCGAAACTTTAAAAGCGATGAATCCCCAAGAAAAATCGTTCTCTTATAGTATCGATGATGGCCCTGGCCCACTATCTAAGGATAATGTCGATGGTTATATCGGAAACGTAAAAGTATTACCGATTACGGAGGATAATACAAGTCTCGTTGTTTGGACTTGCAAATGGCAAAGGGATAAAGAAGGTGGAGTTGCCGACTTCTGCAACCCCATTTATCATGCCTTATTGCAGGATCTTAAAGCACATTTTTCTACTTGA
- a CDS encoding DUF58 domain-containing protein — MNIEKEINEITGFKNLELLATQVVEGFISGLHKSPFHGFSAEFAEHKIYNNGESTKHIDWKLYAKTDKLYTKRYEEETNLRCHLIIDNSSSMHYPKLKQFNINSLNKIGFSVLASAAIMNLLKRQRDAVGMSIYSDVYEFYASEKGSERHHHMLLSHLNNAISQSSKQIQTKTYSHLHLIAEKLKRRSLVFLFTDMFQSDVEEEKLFEALQHLKYNKHEVVLFHTYDKETEIEFDFNNRPKRFVDVETGEHVNLYADNIKESYEEAVQNYFTELQLKCGLYRIKYVPVDIKERFNKILTTYLVERQKFG; from the coding sequence ATGAATATAGAAAAAGAAATAAACGAAATTACCGGATTTAAGAATCTGGAGCTGCTCGCTACTCAGGTGGTGGAAGGGTTTATTTCGGGCTTGCATAAGAGTCCGTTTCACGGTTTTTCGGCCGAATTTGCGGAGCACAAGATCTACAACAACGGCGAAAGCACCAAGCATATCGACTGGAAGCTCTACGCCAAAACCGACAAGCTGTATACCAAGCGCTACGAGGAAGAGACCAATTTGCGGTGTCACTTAATTATCGACAACAGCAGTTCGATGCATTATCCCAAACTGAAGCAGTTTAATATCAATTCGTTGAATAAGATTGGATTTTCGGTACTGGCGAGCGCGGCGATTATGAATTTGCTCAAGCGTCAACGCGATGCCGTGGGGATGAGTATTTATAGTGATGTGTACGAGTTCTATGCTTCGGAAAAGGGAAGCGAGCGACATCACCACATGCTTTTAAGTCATCTTAATAATGCAATATCACAATCAAGCAAGCAAATACAGACGAAAACCTATTCACATTTGCATTTAATTGCCGAAAAACTGAAGCGGAGATCGCTGGTGTTTCTGTTTACCGATATGTTTCAGAGTGATGTGGAGGAAGAAAAATTATTTGAGGCCCTGCAACATTTAAAATACAACAAACACGAGGTAGTGTTGTTTCATACCTACGACAAGGAAACCGAAATTGAATTCGATTTTAATAATAGACCGAAGCGCTTTGTAGATGTGGAAACCGGCGAGCATGTAAATTTGTATGCAGACAATATCAAGGAATCGTATGAGGAGGCCGTACAAAACTATTTTACAGAGTTACAGTTAAAATGCGGGTTATACAGGATAAAGTATGTGCCGGTGGATATCAAGGAGCGGTTTAATAAGATACTTACTACGTATTTGGTGGAAAGGCAGAAGTTTGGCTAG
- a CDS encoding four helix bundle protein, whose amino-acid sequence MNHKEMDVWKKSMDLAEAIYTITRAFPKEEVYGLTSQIKRAAISIPSNIAEGAARKSNKEFQQFLSISLGSLSEVETQYQLAIRLGFISENTDLNNLLISVRKLLLGTRNYVRNN is encoded by the coding sequence ATGAATCATAAAGAAATGGATGTTTGGAAGAAGAGTATGGATTTAGCAGAGGCTATTTACACCATCACTCGAGCATTTCCAAAGGAAGAAGTTTACGGTTTAACAAGTCAAATAAAAAGAGCAGCTATCTCAATTCCATCGAATATTGCTGAAGGAGCTGCCAGAAAGAGTAATAAGGAATTTCAACAATTTCTTAGTATATCTCTAGGATCATTATCTGAGGTCGAAACCCAATATCAATTAGCTATCAGACTTGGTTTTATTTCTGAGAACACCGACTTGAATAATTTATTAATTTCTGTTAGAAAATTACTGCTGGGAACAAGAAATTATGTAAGAAACAATTAA
- a CDS encoding ClpP family protease — protein sequence MEKVIKVQDRIDNQLLNDRKVFLWGMVDDKSAKHVVDRLLYLDSVSKDEIQFYINSPGGYVTSGFSIYDTIQSLKSPVSTICTGLAASMGSILLSAGKKGRRFIQPHARVMIHQPSGGARGQASDIEITAQEILKTKELSAQILAKNCGQKVEKVMKDFNRDHWMGAEESVAYGIVDGVAK from the coding sequence ATGGAGAAAGTAATTAAAGTTCAGGACAGGATAGACAACCAATTATTAAACGATCGCAAGGTGTTTTTATGGGGGATGGTAGACGATAAAAGTGCCAAACACGTGGTAGATCGTTTGCTGTATCTGGATTCGGTGAGCAAAGACGAGATTCAGTTTTATATTAACAGTCCGGGTGGATATGTCACCAGCGGATTTTCAATTTACGATACTATTCAAAGCCTTAAAAGTCCCGTTTCGACCATTTGCACCGGACTCGCCGCTTCTATGGGAAGTATTTTGCTTTCGGCAGGGAAAAAAGGTAGACGATTTATTCAACCTCATGCGCGGGTGATGATTCATCAGCCCAGCGGTGGCGCACGCGGACAAGCAAGTGATATTGAAATTACGGCTCAGGAAATATTAAAAACCAAAGAGTTGAGCGCTCAGATTCTGGCAAAAAATTGCGGGCAGAAAGTCGAGAAGGTGATGAAAGATTTTAATAGAGATCACTGGATGGGTGCTGAGGAGAGTGTGGCGTATGGAATTGTGGATGGAGTGGCTAAATAG
- the trxA gene encoding thioredoxin gives MALEITDATFEQTVLKSDKPVMVDFWAAWCGPCRMVGPIIDQISEEYDGKAVVGKVDVDANQEFAAKYGVRNIPTVLIFNKGELVGRQVGVAPKNVYAEAIDSLL, from the coding sequence ATGGCTTTAGAAATAACAGACGCAACGTTTGAACAAACAGTATTAAAAAGTGACAAACCGGTAATGGTGGATTTTTGGGCCGCATGGTGCGGACCTTGCCGTATGGTAGGACCTATCATCGACCAAATTAGTGAAGAATACGACGGGAAAGCCGTGGTTGGAAAGGTAGATGTAGATGCAAACCAGGAGTTTGCCGCAAAATACGGAGTGCGAAACATTCCTACAGTATTGATATTTAACAAAGGTGAATTGGTAGGACGACAAGTAGGTGTAGCGCCTAAAAATGTATATGCCGAGGCCATCGATTCGCTTTTATAA